A single genomic interval of Pyruvatibacter sp. HU-CL02332 harbors:
- a CDS encoding SAM-dependent methyltransferase, whose amino-acid sequence MPDLSTIIRDEISETGPMPVARFMALALGHPQHGYYTTSDPLGTDFTTSPEISQMFGELVGAWAADVWHQIGSPVAFTLVELGPGRGTLMADALRAASGQPGFAKAARIQMVETSPVLGRVQQATLAPITTKFGYAEPEWISSVDQLADGPLIIIANEFFDALPIHQFVKTDKGWREQCVVEADGELAFAPSPTPVPGGVMLAPSLKDAPFGTITETCQAGTAIISELCQRIANTSGAVLIIDYGYTRSAAGDTLQAMRKGKFVPVLENPGKADLTAHVDFQALAECAGEGTTAHPATTQGQFLIQLGIAQRAAMLKQGATPDQAEAIDEAVRRLTDDDAMGTLFKVLAITAGRIDPAGF is encoded by the coding sequence ATGCCCGACCTTTCCACGATTATCCGCGATGAAATCAGCGAAACGGGGCCGATGCCGGTTGCTCGCTTCATGGCACTGGCCCTTGGCCACCCCCAGCACGGCTACTATACAACCAGCGATCCTCTGGGTACGGACTTTACGACCTCGCCCGAGATCAGCCAGATGTTCGGCGAGCTTGTCGGGGCATGGGCAGCTGACGTGTGGCATCAGATCGGCTCGCCAGTTGCTTTCACACTGGTTGAGCTTGGCCCCGGCCGTGGCACCTTGATGGCAGACGCCCTGCGCGCAGCCTCCGGCCAGCCGGGCTTTGCCAAGGCCGCCCGCATCCAGATGGTGGAAACAAGCCCGGTACTCGGCCGGGTTCAGCAGGCAACGCTCGCCCCCATCACCACAAAATTCGGCTATGCGGAACCGGAATGGATCAGCTCGGTCGACCAGTTGGCAGACGGTCCTCTGATCATCATCGCCAATGAATTTTTTGATGCCCTGCCGATCCACCAGTTCGTAAAGACCGACAAGGGTTGGCGCGAACAATGTGTGGTCGAGGCTGATGGCGAACTTGCTTTCGCGCCATCTCCGACACCGGTGCCCGGCGGCGTCATGCTGGCCCCGTCCCTCAAGGATGCTCCTTTTGGAACCATCACGGAAACCTGCCAGGCAGGCACGGCCATCATATCCGAACTATGCCAGCGCATCGCCAATACCAGCGGCGCGGTCCTGATCATCGACTATGGCTACACCCGTAGTGCGGCCGGCGACACGCTGCAGGCCATGCGCAAGGGCAAATTCGTGCCGGTGCTCGAAAATCCCGGCAAGGCCGACCTTACTGCCCACGTGGATTTCCAGGCACTTGCCGAGTGCGCAGGCGAAGGCACCACGGCCCACCCTGCCACCACACAGGGGCAGTTCCTGATACAGCTTGGCATCGCGCAAAGAGCCGCCATGCTGAAGCAGGGAGCGACGCCTGATCAGGCAGAAGCCATCGATGAGGCCGTACGCCGCTTGACCGATGACGATGCAATGGGGACGCTGTTCAAAGTGCTGGCGATCACCGCCGGGCGCATTGACCCCGCAGGATTCTAG
- the pgeF gene encoding peptidoglycan editing factor PgeF, with translation MPTRPIHAMELEDLPGIRHGFYTRTGGVSTGIYRGLNCGPGSNDDASAVELNRTRVAISMNVAPENLMSLYQIHSASAIPVTEPWTDNARPQADGMATATPGIALGILTADCAPILFADPKAQVIGAAHAGWRGAVAGVAEATLDQMEKLGAKRADIIAVVGPAISQENYEVGADLRTDVLAESEGNARFFDASDRPDHWRFDLEAYVLHRLKMAGVGTMAGLSECTYADDDRFFSYRRTTHRGEADYGRQISCIALS, from the coding sequence ATGCCCACCCGTCCGATCCACGCTATGGAACTCGAAGATTTGCCCGGCATCCGCCACGGATTCTATACGCGCACGGGTGGCGTCTCCACGGGCATCTACAGAGGTCTCAATTGCGGCCCTGGCTCCAACGACGATGCCAGCGCCGTCGAGCTGAACCGCACCCGGGTCGCGATCTCCATGAATGTCGCGCCGGAAAACCTGATGTCGCTCTATCAAATCCACTCGGCATCCGCGATTCCAGTGACAGAACCCTGGACGGACAACGCCCGTCCCCAGGCGGACGGCATGGCAACGGCCACACCCGGCATTGCCCTTGGCATCCTCACCGCTGATTGCGCGCCCATTCTGTTTGCCGACCCCAAGGCACAGGTGATTGGCGCTGCCCATGCAGGCTGGCGTGGCGCCGTTGCCGGTGTGGCTGAAGCAACGCTCGACCAGATGGAAAAGCTGGGTGCCAAACGCGCAGACATCATCGCTGTCGTCGGTCCCGCCATCAGCCAGGAAAACTACGAGGTTGGCGCTGATCTACGCACCGACGTGCTGGCCGAGAGCGAAGGCAATGCCCGGTTCTTTGATGCCTCGGATCGGCCGGATCATTGGCGTTTTGACCTTGAGGCCTATGTGCTGCACCGCCTGAAAATGGCGGGTGTCGGCACCATGGCGGGCCTGAGTGAGTGCACCTATGCAGATGATGACCGTTTTTTCAGCTATCGCCGCACAACCCACCGGGGCGAGGCGGACTATGGGCGCCAGATATCCTGCATTGCCCTCTCCTGA